In a genomic window of Cerasicoccus sp. TK19100:
- a CDS encoding ferritin: protein MKISDEVAAAINTQINNELTSSYLYLAMSAWFETQPYPGFAKWMLKQSEEERMHAMKFFNYLNDRGGVVKLEAIKEPKAKYSKPLEAFQLALESEIKTTKQIHHIYEVADTAKDYETRHFLSWFLQEQVEEEKTASDWVQKLELAGEHVNALFNLDHDANTREDI, encoded by the coding sequence ATGAAAATTTCCGACGAAGTGGCGGCGGCCATCAACACGCAGATCAATAACGAACTCACCTCCTCCTACCTCTACCTCGCCATGTCGGCCTGGTTCGAGACCCAGCCCTACCCGGGCTTTGCGAAGTGGATGCTCAAGCAGAGCGAGGAAGAGCGCATGCACGCCATGAAGTTCTTTAACTACCTGAATGACCGTGGCGGCGTGGTAAAACTGGAAGCCATTAAAGAACCCAAGGCGAAGTATTCGAAGCCACTGGAGGCGTTCCAACTCGCACTCGAAAGCGAGATAAAGACCACCAAGCAAATCCACCACATTTACGAAGTCGCTGACACGGCCAAGGACTACGAAACCCGCCACTTCCTGAGCTGGTTCCTCCAAGAGCAAGTCGAAGAAGAAAAGACCGCCTCGGACTGGGTGCAAAAACTCGAACTCGCCGGCGAACACGTCAACGCCCTCTTCAATCTCGACCACGACGCGAACACCCGCGAGGATATCTGA
- a CDS encoding PEP-CTERM sorting domain-containing protein translates to MNKSYLLLITGLIGVSAAQAELITYWNMDEEAIWDKLTPNDGSQTGVSSVFTHFSVGIGSELSNEDGTEVNILPPIPPIADNNSVGWYHVGAAYDSASFRINGFNFSGYEDVVVSFAYQSENFFTWDTNLDVDYSLDGGTNWEDFVEDESYNAGWDTASVALPAAVNGQSNVSIRIRSVSWGSVAGFLDIDNVQINATQVPEPSTYALLAGIGVLGLVAWRRRK, encoded by the coding sequence ATGAACAAATCCTACCTATTGCTTATCACGGGCCTAATCGGGGTATCCGCGGCACAAGCCGAGTTGATCACCTACTGGAATATGGACGAAGAGGCCATTTGGGACAAACTCACCCCTAATGACGGAAGCCAGACTGGGGTATCTTCAGTGTTCACCCACTTTAGCGTGGGGATCGGCTCTGAGTTGAGCAATGAAGATGGCACCGAGGTAAACATCCTCCCGCCAATCCCTCCCATCGCGGATAATAACTCCGTTGGCTGGTATCATGTGGGTGCCGCCTACGACAGCGCCTCATTCAGAATTAATGGCTTTAATTTCTCTGGCTACGAGGATGTCGTCGTCTCATTCGCTTACCAAAGCGAAAATTTCTTCACTTGGGACACCAACCTGGATGTCGATTACAGCCTGGACGGTGGCACCAACTGGGAAGACTTTGTTGAAGATGAATCCTACAATGCTGGTTGGGATACTGCCAGCGTTGCACTACCCGCCGCAGTAAACGGCCAGTCCAACGTCTCGATCCGCATTCGCAGTGTTAGCTGGGGCAGTGTCGCAGGATTCCTGGATATCGACAACGTGCAGATCAACGCCACACAAGTCCCCGAGCCCTCGACTTACGCCCTGCTAGCCGGTATCGGCGTGCTAGGTTTGGTTGCTTGGCGTCGCCGCAAGTAA
- a CDS encoding MBL fold metallo-hydrolase — protein sequence MSIPIEDLAEDVVGKAQSGLGLSDGELAEQCGADRQAIRQLRKGTFCADTARVIAPSLGLDADALIALGEKTWYPDPIELDGLAQINTPHPVPGYEEMTVNAYLIADPATGQAAAFDTGADASPLIAMLQRKGWTLQSIYITHTHRDHIKDLSSLKARLEPGGKVYAHPSESLTGATELRDGESFTLGSLKITARVTSGHSPGGTSFIVEGLARTVAIVGDAIFAGSIGGVRANYRLALKMIREHILSLPGEAILCPGHGPMTTVTNEQQRNPFFAGDF from the coding sequence ATGAGCATTCCCATTGAAGACCTCGCCGAAGACGTCGTCGGCAAAGCACAATCCGGCCTCGGCCTTAGCGACGGCGAGCTCGCCGAACAATGCGGGGCCGACCGCCAAGCCATCCGCCAACTGCGCAAAGGCACCTTCTGTGCCGACACCGCTCGCGTCATCGCGCCCAGCCTCGGTCTCGACGCCGACGCCCTAATCGCCCTCGGCGAAAAGACCTGGTATCCTGACCCCATCGAGCTCGACGGACTCGCGCAGATCAACACCCCGCATCCCGTCCCCGGCTACGAGGAAATGACGGTCAACGCCTACCTGATCGCCGACCCCGCCACGGGCCAGGCCGCCGCCTTCGACACCGGTGCCGATGCATCCCCGCTGATCGCCATGCTGCAACGCAAAGGCTGGACGCTGCAGTCTATTTATATAACGCACACCCACCGCGATCACATTAAGGACCTTAGCTCGCTCAAAGCCCGCCTTGAGCCCGGTGGCAAAGTTTATGCCCACCCCAGCGAGTCGCTCACCGGTGCCACGGAGCTGCGCGATGGCGAATCCTTCACGCTCGGCTCGCTCAAGATTACCGCCCGCGTAACCAGCGGCCACTCACCGGGCGGGACAAGCTTCATCGTCGAAGGCCTCGCCCGCACGGTCGCCATTGTGGGCGATGCCATTTTTGCCGGTTCCATCGGTGGCGTCCGCGCGAACTACCGACTCGCGCTCAAAATGATCCGCGAGCACATCCTCAGTTTGCCTGGCGAGGCCATCCTCTGCCCCGGTCACGGCCCGATGACCACCGTCACCAACGAGCAACAGCGAAATCCCTTCTTTGCGGGTGATTTTTAG
- a CDS encoding TrmH family RNA methyltransferase, protein MPNPVFDPLPDELVAALESMPRDQLAQLREKLIIERDHPRRLTEMKRVLGERTQWLTVVLEDIFQPHNSSAVLRTCECFGVQTVHVAEVTKKFKISNQVAMGGAKWIDVERYEQTTDCLDRLRAQGYRTAAATLRDDALPLDEIPLDKPLAVLIGHERKGLSQAAHDAADVWFSLPMHGFTQSYNLSVFSSLCLYELTERLRDSDLPWRLSDEEQERILTRWLCQDAKSTQRYAQGLIGQTS, encoded by the coding sequence CGCCCAACTGCGGGAAAAGCTCATTATCGAGCGTGACCACCCGCGCCGCCTGACCGAGATGAAGCGCGTCCTCGGCGAGCGCACCCAGTGGCTCACGGTCGTGCTGGAGGACATCTTTCAGCCGCACAACAGCTCCGCCGTTCTGCGCACCTGCGAATGTTTTGGCGTACAAACGGTCCACGTGGCCGAGGTCACCAAGAAGTTCAAGATCAGCAACCAGGTCGCCATGGGCGGCGCGAAGTGGATCGATGTCGAGCGCTACGAGCAGACCACCGACTGCCTGGACCGCCTCCGCGCGCAGGGTTACCGCACCGCCGCCGCCACGCTGCGCGACGACGCGCTGCCCCTCGACGAGATCCCCCTCGACAAGCCCCTGGCCGTCCTGATCGGCCATGAGCGTAAGGGTCTTTCTCAAGCCGCCCACGACGCGGCCGATGTCTGGTTCAGCCTGCCGATGCACGGCTTCACTCAGAGCTACAATTTGTCCGTCTTCAGCTCGCTCTGCCTCTACGAGCTCACCGAACGCCTCCGCGACAGCGACCTCCCCTGGCGGCTCAGCGACGAGGAACAAGAGCGCATTCTAACCCGCTGGCTCTGCCAAGACGCTAAGTCCACCCAGCGATATGCCCAGGGGCTGATCGGCCAAACTAGCTAA